One genomic segment of Arthrobacter sp. Marseille-P9274 includes these proteins:
- a CDS encoding DUF3060 domain-containing protein → MKHLILRGVLGGAALVLLASGCAGDPAPQGATSDLGTAVRGDADAAAAPATTTDSPAIAAAPPAATRLEVTGAAPPQPAAPERVEAAPAGRAVPGPVVTRGMERNIVLEGQDVRLHCDDGGSIDIEASHVILVVTGHCQDIEVTGANVTVKAEVLDELDISGNGNTVDATEAAELKVEGDANSVTLGTVGEVDAAGGANIITFESGAPDVEDTGEDNNIAAA, encoded by the coding sequence TTGAAGCATCTGATCCTGCGCGGAGTGCTGGGCGGCGCGGCCCTGGTCCTGCTGGCGTCGGGCTGTGCCGGCGATCCCGCACCGCAGGGCGCAACCAGCGACCTCGGCACGGCGGTGCGCGGTGACGCCGATGCGGCTGCGGCACCCGCAACAACGACCGATTCGCCCGCTATTGCGGCCGCTCCACCTGCCGCCACGCGTCTTGAAGTCACCGGCGCAGCACCTCCCCAACCGGCCGCCCCGGAGCGAGTGGAGGCGGCACCGGCAGGCAGGGCCGTCCCGGGCCCCGTAGTGACCCGCGGCATGGAACGGAACATCGTGCTGGAGGGCCAGGACGTCCGGCTGCACTGCGACGATGGCGGCAGCATCGATATCGAGGCCAGCCATGTCATCCTCGTGGTGACCGGCCACTGCCAGGACATCGAGGTCACGGGTGCCAACGTCACGGTCAAAGCGGAGGTCCTCGACGAGCTCGACATTTCGGGCAACGGCAACACGGTCGATGCCACGGAGGCCGCCGAGCTGAAGGTGGAGGGCGACGCCAACTCGGTCACGCTCGGAACGGTCGGCGAGGTCGACGCGGCAGGCGGCGCCAATATCATCACCTTCGAATCGGGCGCCCCGGATGTGGAGGACACCGGTGAGGACAACAACATCGCGGCCGCCTGA
- a CDS encoding SGNH/GDSL hydrolase family protein, with translation MPRERFYQKKAWQNIGVAVLALLTLGAIVYAFVPKPPPVVPGSAPAPSVRATQDAQQVSGKPKAVSTASATETAAAKEDKEPPVAVFLGDSYTEGIGASVPERRWSTLVAGELGWEEANRGVSGTGYHTSAGDAEYQGRVGQVLEDEPQIVVVSGGQNDFGTYAVDPGGTVQAIAGLYEALREELPQAEIVAVGPSTPASVDQTVLAIDAAVRDAAAAADATYVSLLEPDVLTPDMVVADQTHVDDRGHRAIADRVIAALE, from the coding sequence GTGCCGCGGGAGCGCTTTTATCAGAAGAAGGCCTGGCAAAACATCGGGGTCGCCGTGCTGGCGCTGCTGACGCTGGGCGCGATTGTGTATGCCTTCGTGCCGAAGCCGCCGCCGGTGGTGCCGGGCTCGGCGCCCGCGCCGTCCGTCCGGGCGACCCAGGATGCGCAGCAGGTTTCGGGGAAGCCGAAGGCGGTCTCCACGGCTTCGGCCACGGAGACGGCCGCCGCGAAGGAGGACAAGGAGCCGCCGGTCGCCGTCTTCCTGGGCGACTCTTACACCGAAGGCATCGGTGCGTCCGTGCCGGAGCGGCGCTGGAGCACCCTCGTGGCCGGGGAACTCGGCTGGGAAGAGGCCAACCGTGGCGTTTCAGGCACCGGCTACCACACCAGCGCCGGTGACGCGGAGTACCAGGGCCGGGTGGGCCAGGTGCTCGAAGACGAACCGCAGATCGTCGTGGTGTCCGGCGGGCAGAACGATTTCGGCACCTACGCCGTCGATCCGGGCGGGACGGTGCAGGCGATCGCCGGGCTGTACGAGGCGCTGCGGGAGGAACTGCCGCAGGCGGAAATCGTTGCGGTCGGGCCGTCGACACCCGCCAGCGTGGACCAGACCGTGCTGGCGATCGACGCGGCGGTCAGGGACGCGGCCGCCGCAGCCGACGCGACCTACGTGAGCCTGCTGGAACCGGACGTGCTGACCCCGGACATGGTGGTGGCGGACCAGACCCACGTGGATGACCGCGGGCACCGGGCCATTGCCGACCGCGTCATCGCTGCGCTCGAATAA